From a single Lolium rigidum isolate FL_2022 chromosome 7, APGP_CSIRO_Lrig_0.1, whole genome shotgun sequence genomic region:
- the LOC124675038 gene encoding putative MO25-like protein At5g47540: MKGLFKSKPRTPADVVRQTRELLIYLDLHSASRGTDAKREEKMAELSKNIRELKCILYGNGEHEPVTEACVQLTQEFFRENTLRLLIICIPKLNLETRKDATQVVANLQRQQVSSRIVASEYLESNKDLLDTLISGYENMEIALHYGAMLRECIRHQSIARYVLESDHMKKFFDYIQLPNFDIASDASATFKELLTRHKATVAEFLSKNYDWFFAEFNSRLLSSTNYITKRQAIKLLGDMLLDRSNSAVMMRYVGSKDNLMILMNLLRDSSKNIQIEAFHVFKLFAANKNKPAEVVNILVTNRSKLLRFFAGFKTDKEDEQFEADKEQVIKEISAL; encoded by the exons ATGAAGGGCCTCTTCAAGTCCAAGCCGCGGACCCCGGCCGACGTGGTGAGGCAGACGCGCGAGCTCCTCATCTACCTCGACCTCCACTCCGCATCGCGCGGCACCGACGCCAAGCGAGAGGAGAAG ATGGCAGAATTAAGCAAAAATATAAGGGAATTGAAGTGTATTCTCTATGGCAACGGCGAACATGAGCCTGTGACTGAAGCTTGTGTGCAGTTGACCCAAGAGTTCTTCAGAGAGAACACTCTACGATTATTAATTATCTGTATTCCGAAATTAAACCTGGAG ACCAGGAAAGATgctactcaagttgttgcaaacttGCAAAGACAGCAAGTCTCCTCGCGGATAGTTGCGTCTGAGTACCTAGAGTCAAATAAGGATCTTTTAGACACCTTAATTTCTGG GTATGAGAATATGGAGATTGCTTTACACTATGGTGCCATGCTGAGGGAATGCATACGCCATCAGAGTATTGCAAG GTACGTTTTAGAGTCTGACCACATGAAGAAGTTCTTTGACTATATACAACTTCCAAATTTTGACATAGCATCAGATGCTTCTGCAACCTTCAAG gaacttctgacaagGCATAAAGCAACCGTGGCGGAATTTCTTTCCAAGAACTATGACTGG TTCTTTGCAGAATTCAACTCTAGGCTGCTATCATCAACCAACTACATAACAAAAAGGCAAGCAATCAAG CTGTTGGGAGACATGCTGCTTGATCGATCAAATTCTGCCGTCATGATGCGATATGTTGGTTCGAAAGATAATCTTATGATTCTGATGAATCTCTTAAGG GACTCAAGCAAGAACATTCAAATAGAAGCATTCCATGTGTTTAAG CTGTTTGCTGCAAATAAAAACAAACCAGCTGAGGTTGTAAACATATTGGTTACAAATAGAAGCAAGCTTCTTCGCTTCTTTGCCGGATTCAAGACTGACAAAG AGGATGAGCAGTTTGAGGCAGACAAGGAGCAGGTGATAAAAGAGATATCGGCACTATAA